The following are from one region of the Stigmatella ashevillena genome:
- the lspA gene encoding signal peptidase II produces the protein MPRKYLILLVVTLVLLVLDQWTKFAVVGELTTRFDGLETSGERLQAMYGEPPPLGMDGRHFRSKRSIDVSESFLRLRYEENPGAAWGMFRNLSPSTRGPLFHVVSLGAVLLIGYYFTKLSGTDPAEKWALWGLSLVLGGALGNYIDRIARGFVVDFIQAHWMDKAYWPSFNVADMAICVGVGLLIIDAFVRKERPAETART, from the coding sequence GTGCCGCGCAAATACCTCATTCTTCTCGTCGTCACGCTGGTCCTCCTCGTGCTGGACCAGTGGACGAAGTTCGCCGTCGTGGGCGAGCTCACCACACGCTTCGATGGCCTGGAGACCTCCGGCGAGCGCCTCCAGGCGATGTATGGCGAGCCTCCGCCGCTGGGCATGGATGGACGGCACTTCCGCTCCAAGCGCTCCATCGATGTGTCCGAGTCCTTCCTGCGCCTGCGCTACGAGGAGAACCCCGGGGCCGCCTGGGGCATGTTCCGCAACCTCTCCCCCAGCACGCGGGGGCCCCTGTTCCATGTGGTGAGCCTGGGGGCGGTGCTGCTCATCGGCTACTACTTCACCAAGCTGTCCGGCACGGACCCGGCGGAGAAGTGGGCCCTGTGGGGCCTGAGCCTCGTGCTCGGCGGGGCGCTGGGCAATTACATCGACCGCATCGCCCGCGGCTTCGTCGTGGACTTCATCCAGGCCCACTGGATGGACAAGGCCTATTGGCCCTCCTTCAATGTGGCGGACATGGCCATCTGTGTGGGCGTCGGCCTGCTCATCATCGACGCCTT